CTTCTGATGGCGTCGCTGCACCGAGCACTCGCGCTCGCCTAACGAGAGCATGGTGCCGTGCGCGTCGCCCAGCACCTGGATCTCCACGTGGCGCGGCCCAGCGATGTATTTCTCGACGTACACCGCGTCGTCGCCGAAGGCGTTCTTCGCTTCGCGGCGTGCCGCGTCGAGCGCTGACGCCAGCTCGCCGGCCTCGCGCACCACGCGCATGCCCTTCCCCCCTCCGCCCGCCGCGGCCTTGAGCAGCACCGGGAACCCGAACCGCTCCGCGATCTCGCGTGCTTCGCGGGCATCGCGCAACGACTCGGTCGTGCCCGGCACCACCGGGACATTGGCGGCGATGGCGAGGCGGCGCGCTTCGGTCTTGCTGCCCATCGCCGCGATCGCTTCGGCGGACGGTCCGATGAACACGAGCCCCGCATCGCGTACCGCGCGCGCGAAGTGCTCGCGCTCGGCCAGGAATCCGTATCCGGGGTGGATGGCCTGCGCGCCCGTGCGTTGGGCGGCCGCGACGAGGAGGTCGGCGCGCAGATAGCTCTCCGCCGACGGCGGCGGCCCGAGCCGCACGGCCTCATCGGCCTCGAGCACGTGCGGGGCATGGGCATCGGCGTCCGAGTACACGGCCACCGAGGCGACGCCGAGCTCGCGGCACGCCCGCACGATGCGCAGCGCGATCTCGCCGCGGTTGGCGATCAGAATCGTGTCGAACACAGGCGGCGGATGGTGTCGGTTAGGCAGCTGATCCGGACTGCGCCGCGGCGACCGCCACCAGCGCATCGAGCGGCGCCCGCGCGAACTGCGTGCTGCCCACGAACGCGTACCGGATGCGCCGCTCGGCGGCGTCGATGAGGAACGAGGCCGGGTGCGCGGTATTGAACGACGCGATGCCCACCGGATGCCACACGCCGTACCGCTTGATCACGCGCCGGTCGGGATCGCCCAACAGCGGGAACGGATAGGTGACACCGAAGCGCGCGAGCGCGCCGGCGATCCTGTCGCACGCCTGTGCGAGGACGACCGCCACGGCAAACCGTTGGGCATCGAATCGCGGCATCTGGTCGCGCAGCTCCCCGAGCTGCCCGCGGCAGTTGGGTCACCACATCCCGCGGTGGAACACCAACAGCGCACCGCGACGATGTTCGAGCAGCGCATCGAGCGTGACCGGCGTATTTGCGGCCGCATCGCAGAGCGAAAACTCGGGGGCGCGATCCCCCAGGCGCAGCGTGCTGCTCGGACGCGGCATCAGAGTGGAATGTTGCCGTGTTTCTTCGGCGGATTGCGATCGCGTTTCGTGCGCAGCGTCTCGAGCGCATCGATCAGCCGGGGACGCGTGTCGCGCGGGTCGATGATGTCGTCCACGTAGCCGCGGCCGGCGGCGATGTACGGGTGCGCGAACTTCTCGCGATATTCGTCGATCTTCTTGTCGGTCGCATCGCGCGGATCGCTCGCCGCGGCGATCTCACGGCGAAAGAGAATCTCGACCGCGCCGGTGGGCCCCATGACGGCGATTTCCGCCGTCGGCCAGGCGACGTTGTAGTCGCCGCGGATGTGCTTGGAGCTCATGACGTCGTAGGCGCCGCCGTATGCCTTGCGCGTGATGACGGTGAGCTTGGGCACGGTCGCTTCGCAATAGGCGAACAACAATTTGGCGCCGTGCTTGATGATGCCGCCGTGCTCCTGCGCGGTCCCCGGCAGAAATCCCGGCACATCCTCGAACGTCACGAGCGGAATGTTGAACGCGTCGCAAAAGCGAATGAAGCGCGCGGCCTTGAGCGAGGCGGCGATGTCGAGCACGCCGGCGAGGACTGCGGGCTGATTGGCCACCACGCCGACGCTGAAGCCGCCCAGATGCGCGAAGCCGCAGATGATGTTCTGCGCATAGTCGCGCTGCACTTCGTAGAACTCGCCGTCGTCGACGACGCGCTTCACGACTTCGTGCATGTCGTACGGCTTGTTCGGATTTTCCGGAACGATGCCCAACAACGCATCGTCGCGGCGGTCGCGCCGATCGGTGCCGGCGCCGCGCGGCGGGTCGTCGAGATTGTTGGACGGGACGAAGCGGAACAGATCGCGGATCGCGCCCAGGCATGCGAGCTCGGAGTCGAACGTGAAGTGCGACACCCCCGACGCGGCGGCGTGCGTATCGGCGCCGCCTAACTGTTCCATGGTGACGTCCTCGTGCGTCACCGTCTTCACCACGTTGGGCCCGGTGACGAACATGTACGAGGTCCCGCGCACCATGTAGATGAAGTCGGTGATGGCGGGCGAATACACGGCGCCGCCGGCGCACGGCCCGAGAATCGCGGAAATCTGGGGCACCACGCCCGAGGCCAGCGTGTTGCGCAGAAAGATGTCGGCGTAGCCGCCTAACGAAACGACGCCTTCCTGGATGCGCGCGCCGCCCGAGTCGTTGAGCCCGACCACCGGCGCGCCGTTCCGCACCGCGAGATCCATGATCTTGCAGATCTTCTCGGCGTGCGCTTCGGACAACGAGCCGCCGAACACGGTGAAGTCCTGCGAGAAGACGTACACGAGCCGTCCCGCGATGCGTCCGTAGCCCGTCACCACGCCGTCACCGTAGACGCGCTGGCCGTCCAACCCGAAATCGGACGAGCGGTGGGTGACGAAGCGGTCGAGCTCGACAAAGGTACCTTCGTCGAGCAGCACGTCGAGCCGTTCGCGCGCCGAGAGCTTGCCCTTCTTGTGCTGCGCGGCCAGCCGGTCGGCGCCGCCGCCCTGCTCCGCTTCCGCGCTCCGCCGCTCGAGCAGCTCCAGCTTCTCTTTCATGCTCATAGGAGCCGCAAGTTAGTGCCCACACGAACGCGCATCCAGTCGAGGCACAGAACCGCGGCGGTCAGCGTACGCGTGCCGGGCGCCTGGTGCTGGGTGCCTCCGTCGCGTGGTGGCTCCTCGGTAGAAGTCGCAAGGGATAACGAAAAGGATGCGAGAGATGAGGTGGATCGTCGCGCGGCGAGGGCGAGCACTTTTCGAACGCACTTGGACACGTTGGTGCACGGTTGAGCTAGGATGCGCAACGGCTGCGATCCACTCCGTCTCTCGAATCCCTTCGTTATCTCCTGAGACGAATATGGGGGGAGCGCACCCGGCGACACGTTGCAACAGAAAGACCCGGCCGCGATCAAATGGTGCGCGCCCTCTCACTTGTTCGTGTACTGTGGTGGCATGACCGGCGAGGATTCTCAGTCGGGAATAGCGCTGACGCACTCCGTCATTGGCGCATTCTTCGAAGTCTACAAATCCCTGGGCTACGGGTTTCTCGAGCACGTCTACGCATCTGCTCTGGAGCAAGAACTTGCTGAGCGCGGGCATCGCGTTGGGCGCGAAGTGTCAGTCACGATTTCTTATAAGGGTCGTGAGATCGCACGACAACGACTCGACATGATCGTCGACGACATCCTCGTCGTGGAGCTCAAGGCCGGCGATGCACTCCCTCCTGCTTCGCTTCGCCAGCTCTTCAACTATTTGCGAGCGACACGGCTGCAAGTCGGGCTGCTCTTTCATTTCGGGCCAAAGCCGACCGTCAAGCGTGCCGAGCGCCGAGGCGTCGCGTTGCGCAACGTGTCTGTTTTCTGAGTGCCTCTAACTGAGTTCTTGTCAATTGGCGCTCATCGCGCGATGACCGGGTCTCCTCGACGAAGGGTCCAAGGACTAGGTCTCCTCGACGAAGGGCTCAAAGGATAACGAAAAGGATGCAAGGAATGGGGAAGATCGCATCCGTGCACGTCCAAACATCATCGTTCACGTATCTGGTGTAAGCCACGCGCGCGAACAACGCACCTTATGTCGCCTGGCAGCGATCTTCCCCATTCCTAGCATCCTTTTCGTTATCCTTTGGACCCTTCGTCGTGGGGACCCAGCCACGCGCGCACTTTGAGCGGTCGACAAAACACGACGCCCTCCGGGCAGATCCGGCGGGGCGTTGCGAGAATTGATCGCGCGAGGACCAGGTCTCCTCGACGAAGGGTTCAAAGGATAACAAAAAAGGATGCAGGGTGATGGGGAAGATCGCTGACACGCGATATGAGGTGCGTTGTTCGCGCGCGTGGCCTACACCGGGTACGTGAACGATGATGCTTGGACGTGCACGGTTACGATCTTCCCCATCCCTAGCATCCTTTTCGTTATCCTTTGAACCTTTCGTCGTGGAGACCCGGCCACGCGCTCACTTTGAGCGGTCGACAGAACACAACGCCCCCCCGGGCAGATGCTCCGGCGGGGCGTTGCGACAATCGACCAGCCAGGACGATTTAGACCATTGGATCGGCTGGCACCGAGCCGTGAGACGTGGGTTCCTCGCTCTCCATTGGGATCACCTTGGACGGCGTCTCGGGGCGAGGCGGCTGCTCTTCCGGCACGTTCGTCACCGCGAGCACGATGCGCCGGTGAATCGGGTCGACCTCGAGGATGCGCAGGTCGAGATTCATCCCCTCGTACACGACGTCGGCCGGACTGACCACGGTCTTGCCCATGTTCAGCTGGCTGATCGGCACGAAGCCCTCGATGTCGTTGCCGATGTCGACCACGACGCCCTTGTCCATGAGCCGTGCAACCTTGCCGCGCATCTCCATGCCCACGGGGTACGTCTCGCCGATGCGCAGCCACGGATCTTCGGTGGCCTGCTTGAGTCCGAGCGAAATCCGCTTGTTCTCGGCGTCGATGTTCAAGATCACGACGTCCACCGTGTCGCCCTTTTTCACGACTTCCGACGGATGCTGGACGCGCTTGGTCCAGGACATGTCGGAGATGTGAATGAGGCCATCGATGCCCGGTTCGATCTCGACGAACGCGCCGAACGACGTGAGGTTGCGCACCTTGCCCGAGATCCGGGTGCCCACCGGATACTTGTACGGCAGCACGACCCAGGGATCCTGCTCCGTCTGCTTCATGCCTAACGAGATCTTCTCTTCGTTCGGATCGACCTTGAGCACGACGGCTTCGATCACTTCGCCGATCGACACGAGTTTGGACGGATGCCGCACGTTGCGCGTCCAGCTCATCTCGCTGATGTG
This DNA window, taken from Gemmatimonadaceae bacterium, encodes the following:
- a CDS encoding acyl-CoA carboxylase subunit beta, which translates into the protein MKEKLELLERRSAEAEQGGGADRLAAQHKKGKLSARERLDVLLDEGTFVELDRFVTHRSSDFGLDGQRVYGDGVVTGYGRIAGRLVYVFSQDFTVFGGSLSEAHAEKICKIMDLAVRNGAPVVGLNDSGGARIQEGVVSLGGYADIFLRNTLASGVVPQISAILGPCAGGAVYSPAITDFIYMVRGTSYMFVTGPNVVKTVTHEDVTMEQLGGADTHAAASGVSHFTFDSELACLGAIRDLFRFVPSNNLDDPPRGAGTDRRDRRDDALLGIVPENPNKPYDMHEVVKRVVDDGEFYEVQRDYAQNIICGFAHLGGFSVGVVANQPAVLAGVLDIAASLKAARFIRFCDAFNIPLVTFEDVPGFLPGTAQEHGGIIKHGAKLLFAYCEATVPKLTVITRKAYGGAYDVMSSKHIRGDYNVAWPTAEIAVMGPTGAVEILFRREIAAASDPRDATDKKIDEYREKFAHPYIAAGRGYVDDIIDPRDTRPRLIDALETLRTKRDRNPPKKHGNIPL
- a CDS encoding GxxExxY protein, which produces MTGEDSQSGIALTHSVIGAFFEVYKSLGYGFLEHVYASALEQELAERGHRVGREVSVTISYKGREIARQRLDMIVDDILVVELKAGDALPPASLRQLFNYLRATRLQVGLLFHFGPKPTVKRAERRGVALRNVSVF